The nucleotide sequence catgtatggcttaagtgaaggattttatatcacGTTGGGCGCTCCGTGccagatgcaaagtccagagatggggagagagagagagagagagtgagcctgtatttagcaaagagctattttcaaaatgaaagcacaaacgtcgacaggatccatttgtagtaaatgtcttccactcaacaagtctgtttagcgctcttcatagcagctcagtacccacggtgtccaaaagtaaaaagcgagagtgaaccccttaagctacactctccgttgaagtagcagaattcgCTGGCGACCATTTCTCCgccgtgtcacacgttagctcggaaaccaaaacaaagattagttcccgagaattattgctggtcttggtccttaagaccacccaacaacagataaggccattatgcaaattaatttaaaattacattccaaaaagcctgtaaagacattttacaaaaaacaatcatgcacacagaacatataacagaaaattaccccactcaagtccacacaaaactgcgtgaaaaattagaaaaaaaaatttacacagaaaaattaattatatttatttttgtacactgGAGGGCACAGGATGCAAATTTCTCACCACTAGAAATTTGCATCATACCTTATAACTATAACATAAGTCGAGTCAAATTTCTGCTCCTAATGGCAGCTTTCCTGAGAGTCCTTTGGGGTGAACTCTCATTAATAGACAACTTACGGGAGCTCTGTTTGTCGTCATTATCTGAATTGTAGGATGCATCTGGAACTACCTTAAGATAAGGGATTAAAGTAGTGACATGTCTTTTAATCAACTCACGAGTCTTCCCTTTAAGTATAATAGCCCCAGTAGTTTCCCCCAAATCATTCTCCTCTATACCCTTCACAATTCCCAATGGAAAATTAATGGTTTTAGTGTTTGGTTCTTTGATGAGGACTATATCACCAATGCCCAACTTCTGGTGACAAACTGGTCTATATCTGTCCTTGCGGTCCACAGCCTGAGCTACCAGGGTACTTAAAAACTCATTctggtaagcttctagaagattataCCTAACCTTACGAAGTTTTTCATACTCATCCTTCATTATTTCTGTAGGGCTGCTACTCATCTTCCACTCAGGATCATCAGGTACCTCTTGTAAATCTGGAATTAAATTCAACGACACCAGCTCATACCCCTTGACTAACATTTCTGGAGTTATGGGCTCTGGGCAAGAATTTGCCTCAGTCTCCCTTAAAGATTCCTTAAAGGCTATTGGCCTCTTATTAGCtaaatgaacaacattacacaCTGAATATTCAAAATCAGGCAAAGAAAGTACCCAAGTTTTAATAGCTGGAAAAATAAGTTTCTTCACTAATTTTACGCAAGACTCTACAAGTGATCCTAGCTCACTATGGCCTTTAAAGAATTGCTGAAACTTTACATGCTTAATGCCATTAGactccaaatacaatttagtgtcaggatcattgatgaagctagtgattatgttacctcctgccaccaactgcgAGCCTGGATCACTAACACAAAGCTGCGGGAATCCATATTCAAAAACATGTAATGAAAAGGCTCTCAAATACTCATTCACACTTAAATCTCGACATATCTTCAAATTAATAGCCCTTGACCAAGTGCAGGTGAAACACAAAATCCATAACTTCATCTTTTCAGCTCCCTGTTTAACATTAAATGGTccaatgaaatcaacaaaaatattagaaaatggaaCAGCAGGGGGACTAGGACGAAATTCTCGATAAGTGTTCTGGTTCAATCTCACACTTCTTGTGTTAAACCTGTGGCATGAAACACATTGTTTAATGGCATTCTTAATGACAGAAAAATGTTTAGGAATGAAAAAGCACTTACGAAGCTCAGATAGGACAGAATAGCAACCACCATGCAATAATTTGGCATGTGTATCCATTATAATTAGTTTAGTCAAATAACTCTTGGGATAAAGCAATATAGGAAACTGTTATGTCCATACCATTTCTTGAACTTTGATTTTACTCTTAAAATGCCATCTGAATCTATGAACACATTAAGTTGGCTCACAAGTGGAGGTATATCCTTCAAAGGTTTACTTGAGAGTCTgaagtaagaaaatatttccataaagtgtttctgttgatcttctagaattaatttccttaaagctaaagcagaatagtttacattattcaaattctctACTTCAACTCCCGCTTTCCTCTTCCAGTGGTCAACACAAAGCATTACCCTCCTGTAAATCAATTTAAGCTTTTCTAAAGTAGAATATTTCTCATGTTCAAGAAGAGGTTCACCTGGAAACGCACTCTGCTCAGCAACAGAAATACTAAGGGTATTAGTGTTTGAGCTAGGAACTGTGAAATAAAGAAACTCATTGCCAGGCACCACCTCAGGACctgaaataaagaatgatttagagacaagtctaggagaaaggcatcgggTGACACAGTCTGCTGGATTGTCTTTTCCAGCTATAAAGATAAAACTGACAGgtttaatttcacataatttccTGATATTGCTTATCCTATTCTGTACAAATACTGAATGCTTCTGCATTTTGGAGTATGTACATTCTGATGCTTGCAGCCACTGCAAAGCACAACTGGAATCACAGTACAAATCTAAGCCATCAATGTCAATGGACTTCACACACGAAGGATCAGCCAGATCTCTATAAATCTCCATCAGGGTTTCTACCCCTTATGATATAGCATTCAACTCCAGTGCTGGAACGGACTTACCTTTCAACAACTTATTGATCAAGCGGTTCTTTGCCTGCAAAAAGCTAATCTCACCCGAGTCAATATCTTCAATGTATACCACAGTACCATAAAAATCACGACTTGCATCTGTGAATGCTTTCAGtctaaattttccatttctttgccCAATGAACCTCTGGACTTTCACCGGCTGGGAACCATTCACCTGCCTGCAAATGTTCCTCCATTCCCTTTGGAGACTGGGGGATAGTACTTGATCCCAAGCCAGCTCCTTTGAGCACTGAAGTCTATGCATATAAAGTCTACTTCTATTAAAGACAGGAATAGAAAAACCAAAAACATCAAAGTTACTGGCAATAGTCTGCAAAACCTTACGTTTTGTATCAGCATCTGGGTTTAGCGAGAATTCCTTAGTATAAATTACATCATCAGCTCTATTCCATACAATACCAAAAAGGCTATTCTCAACCGGAGTATCGATTTcaaactttgcatcaatttcagcctgaagggtaacatcatttgttactaactgttgtatctcaaacttatatgggttgaaaatatacggcaactgtgaacaagcccacttcaaatactgagaatcagcagaaccaacagctccattgtccatataaaatAGAGAGTACAACAATAACTTAAGGTTCCTCAGCTGTGGGTCTGGTTCATATTGGTGCACTAGTATATAATACAGAGCTAGCATGAGTAAAAATGGACTACAACGAAGACCAAAACTAAGTCTAACATTCTTGTAGGCTACAAGAGAGTAATCGTTCTTCTGTACATTTTTGAACCAAAAGAACAGCAACCTAGCTTGATCATTATTGTTCAAGGACAACATGTtaaaagctttcttaagatcataCGTTAATAACAACTTATCAAACCTCAAGTGTAAGAAGGCTGAAGACAGCTTCTGGTTAAGGTTAGGTCCTGGATCTACACACTGATTATGAGAGAAACCACACTTAACTTTGACAGTGtctttgagattagacaaaaacacaatACGGCACTTTGTGGTTTCTTTCTCAGGCCTAAAAACAGCCATGTGTGGGAGAAATGAATAATTTGGATACTCTGCCTTAAATGAATCTAAGTCTGAAATCTTCTCAATTATTCCATCTTTTAACTGATCCCTAATTACCTGATCAACTAACTGCAAATGCCCATCCTTTTTCCGTAATTTCTTAAGATTTGCCTTTAGTATCAACCTTGAGAGATTTTCGTTAGTTGATAACCTATGTGCAATTTTGCTATTCCACAAGAGGGGAACTATAAGTCTtccatccttttcccttgaaaaattACTCAACGCAAAATTCACCCACTTCTGATTAGTCTCCGACATAATACTTTCAGCACTATTGGCGTCCAGATTAAAAAAGCGGCGGCATTCGTGTTCAAGCACTTCATCAGTAGCCTTGAGCAATTTAGATTCTACAATCTGACCTTTATCATCTAACACTGCTATGTTACTGCCTACCTCAAGTTCCTTGTAATGTAGGTCACACACTTCATCATCCAAAAGAGGGtcaatttgtattttacataagaaaGAACAGGTAGTAATTTGGGAGCAAGAGGAAAAATCAGTCCTGCTTGAACGTAGTGGATTAATTACTTCTAACCTCTCATTACAAATATTAGGCAGacccaaaaatttaatatttttgctcAAATTTCCAAGGTTTCCCATTAGCAAAATACCATGCTGTGATTCAGTGTATACTGAAGGGGGGTTACAACCAAAGGCTACATCTTTACCCATTAAAGCGTAATGTGCATCAGATCCCAATAAAACCTGAACATTATCAATACGGTCACTGTCTTTACAAAGTTTCTTATCTGCCAATATGAATCCCTTATTCTCGAACGATTCCACTATCTTGCCTAACCCTGGAAGATTTAACTTTATATTAATGCTAGGAACCACAAGTGCAGGAACATTTGAAATACAATTGCCGAACTTCATAGGAAGTTGAATAAGTCTGCTTATATATTCTTTAgaaccattaaacccattaacagtCAATTTTACACTAGGTTCAAGAACAGGCAAACTACACTTATTAATCAAGCTCTCTGTAACAAAGGAACTCTGAGAACAGCTATCCTTAAGACCTCTAAAAATACCATCCACTCCAGGGACagtaaatgaaaaggaagggagtactgtcttattgacaatactgggaagaactgcaatactactattcacttcattaatggaagcttccctcttaacatcagctttattggagtaccttctttatgctTTCCTTCAGGGGGTGAAAGCTTAACTTCAGAAGACTTTGAGCACAGACAGTGAAAATGAAGCCCCGAACATTTCACGCACTTTTGACGAAATTCAAATCTACATTGCCTACTCATATGGTTAAGATTCCCACATCGAAAACATCCTTTCAGTATTTTCAAACGCTGAAGCTTTGCTTCTGGAGTGTCATAACGTTTGCATTTAAATATAGAATGATTATTTTCACCTTCTACACAAAGTGTACAATAAAACCTCCTAACCTCAGGCAATGTCTTAATAGCTAAACTAGTAGTTTTCTGTCTAACACTAGATTGAAGAGTACGTaaagaaacttcacttttcaagcAATTCTCATACCTCTCACAGGCAATAAAAAAATTGTCCATTATCTCCTGAACAGAAGGATAAGTCTTTGTAGTAATCTGAACCAATTCCCTCTTAAACTTGTCATTAAGTCCATTccacatgaaatattgaataaaatcatcaGTAGTCATTTTAAGAGTCTTCACAGACTcaacaactgttcttaaaatggaaataaacttaaaaggGTCATCAGATTCCCCCAATCTTAAACTCGTCAATGTTTTTATAGTAGAAGTTTTACGAACTACTTCCGAGGCAAAGGCTAACTTAAGCAAGTCTTTGGCGTCCTTGTAAGTCTGTTTGTCAGCTTCCAACGAATTCAACAAAACTTTTAGCCCTTCCCTCTACCTGCTGTCTCAAAAGAAGTAACAAATCTCTGTCTGGGTAACTAAATGATTGGGTAGTGCTTTCAAACTCTGATATAAACCTAATGAAATCCTCCCCATCCGTACTACTGAACTTTGGTAATGGAGCTATGGGCTGTTTAAGAAGACTTTTAGCAACCTCAACAGTTCCAGGTGCAGATGCCACCTCTAGGTGAGGAATACAATATTCTatcctatcaaaatattcaatacagGTTGCAATCTCTGACTCCCTAGCATCCTCACTGAACTCCACATCCGAAATtctaagggaaaatatttcatcattcagatcaataagtagtcttttatgacttagcagtacacttctttcagaaattttttgcCCAGCACTGAGAGTCGAAATGGACTCTATACGATTATAAATATCCGTAACCTTCTTCCTGATTACCTTGCGTTTTGAgattaatgttttaagatcagacatcgtgaaggaataaatacaaaaaatattaaattcttagtcTTTTAAATGCGATAGCAACTTAACACTTACCACCACCCTCTAAATAAAAGAGCTTAATAGACAATAGCAACTTCCAAATGGAAAA is from Palaemon carinicauda isolate YSFRI2023 chromosome 13, ASM3689809v2, whole genome shotgun sequence and encodes:
- the LOC137651639 gene encoding uncharacterized protein, with the protein product MEIYRDLADPSCVKSIDIDGLDLYCDSSCALQWLQASECTYSKMQKHSVFVQNRISNIRKLCEIKPVSFIFIAGKDNPADCVTRCLSPRLVSKSFFISGPEVVPGNEFLYFTVPSSNTNTLSISVAEQSAFPGEPLLEHEKYSTLEKLKLIYRRVMLCVDHWKRKAGVEVENLNNVNYSALALRKLILEDQQKHFMEIFSYFRLSSKPLKDIPPLVSQLNVFIDSDGILRVKSKFKKWFNTRSVRLNQNTYREFRPSPPAVPFSNIFVDFIGPFNVKQGAEKMKLWILCFTCTWSRAINLKICRDLSVNEYLRAFSLHVFEYGFPQLCVSDPGSQLVAGGNIITSFINDPDTKLYLESNGIKHVKFQQFFKGHSELGSLVESCVKLVKKLIFPAIKTWVLSLPDFEYSVCNVVHLANKRPIAFKESLRETEANSCPEPITPEMLVKGYELVSLNLIPDLQEVPDDPEWKMSSSPTEIMKDEYEKLRKVRYNLLEAYQNEFLSTLVAQAVDRKDRYRPVCHQKLGIGDIVLIKEPNTKTINFPLGIVKGIEENDLGETTGAIILKGKTRELIKRHVTTLIPYLKVVPDASYNSDNDDKQSSRKLSINESSPQRTLRKAAIRSRNLTRLML
- the LOC137652312 gene encoding uncharacterized protein, which codes for MKFGNCISNVPALVVPSINIKLNLPGLGKIVESFENKGFILADKKLCKDSDRIDNVQVLLGSDAHYALMGKDVAFGCNPPSVYTESQHGILLMGNLGNLSKNIKFLGLPNICNERLEVINPLRSSRTDFSSCSQITTCSFLCKIQIDPLLDDEVCDLHYKELEVGSNIAVLDDKGQIVESKLLKATDEVLEHECRRFFNLDANSAESIMSETNQKWVNFALSNFSREKDGRLIVPLLWNSKIAHRLSTNENLSRLILKANLKKLRKKDGHLQLVDQVIRDQLKDGIIEKISDLDSFKAEYPNYSFLPHMAVFRPEKETTKCRIVFLSNLKDTVKVKCGFSHNQCVDPGPNLNQKLSSAFLHLRFDKLLLTYDLKKAFNMLSLNNNDQARLLFFWFKNVQKNDYSLVAYKNVRLSFGLRCSPFLLMLALYYILVHQYEPDPQLRNLKLLLYSLFYMDNGAVGSADSQYLKWACSQLPYIFNPYKFEIQQLVTNDVTLQAEIDAKFEIDTPVENSLFGIVWNRADDVIYTKEFSLNPDADTKRKVLQTIASNFDVFGFSIPVFNRSRLYMHRLQCSKELAWDQVLSPSLQREWRNICRQVNGSQPVKVQRFIGQRNGKFRLKAFTDASRDFYGTVVYIEDIDSGEISFLQAKNRLINKLLKGKSVPALELNAIS